One region of Flavobacterium sp. GSB-24 genomic DNA includes:
- a CDS encoding glyoxalase — MNHNVKSIRPFIGAKNFEVSRSFYRDLGFEETVLDTKMSVFKSNEIAFYLQDAYVKDWIDNTMIFIEVDDVERYYNDLQVLNLPERYDGVKLTPIRYLDWGSECFLHDPSGVLWHFGKFK, encoded by the coding sequence ATGAATCACAACGTAAAGTCAATTCGACCATTTATTGGTGCTAAAAATTTTGAAGTTTCAAGAAGTTTTTATCGTGATCTAGGATTTGAAGAAACAGTTTTAGACACAAAAATGTCTGTTTTTAAATCCAATGAAATTGCATTTTACCTGCAAGATGCTTACGTCAAAGATTGGATTGATAATACTATGATTTTTATTGAAGTTGATGATGTTGAGCGTTATTATAATGATCTTCAAGTTTTAAATCTTCCTGAAAGGTACGACGGGGTAAAATTAACTCCGATTCGTTATTTAGATTGGGGAAGCGAATGTTTTCTGCATGATCCGTCTGGAGTTTTATGGCATTTTGGAAAGTTCAAATAA
- a CDS encoding cation:proton antiporter has protein sequence MIEFFKHLLQEFELPLTNPVLIFSLILFIILLSPILLKKINIPGIIGLIISGVIIGPHGLNILAKNSAVDLFSTIGLLYIMFIAGLELDMNEFKANRNKSLLFGFFTFIFPLSIGFPVCFYLLKYDFNASFLTASMFATHTLVAYPIVSKLGIAKNQAVAITVGGTILTDTAVLIILAVIMGSSQGNLNQAFWIKLGVSLAIFSAIMFLVIPRIAKWFFKKLESEKHAHYIFVLSVVFFAAFLAEVAGVEPIIGAFVAGLALNPLIPHSSALMNRIEFIGNALFIPFFLISVGMLVDVSVILSGPTALIVAGTLSVVAIFGKWIAAFFTQLVFKYTKTERQLIFGLSSAHAAATLAVILVGFKAKILDENILNGTIILILITCIVASFATEKAAKKIAICEEEISHEDTGRDQILDEHILIPLAKTSAAASLLDFALLIKDKKSSNPVTLLTIVPNNGQAEKNILKYRKAVDKFVVQASASEVKINTIARIDHNPASGIARTSKEIMSDIVIVGWPRKTGFIDKIFGENVDSIINNVDKSLFICRFQKNFIEEKRLVFVCPPFSERGVGFHLLLQKICRLSQELSISIVLYAEYKTHETIQQIANNLKLNAKLGFKNVSDWEDFESISDEMKSTDLVVFNLSRKGSVSYQSIFDKLPQKFEKSFGENNVILVYPQDDRKESAMDAYEDFTASPLAKGIEAIEQIGRGLGSILKKS, from the coding sequence ATGATAGAATTTTTCAAACATCTATTACAAGAATTCGAATTACCGCTCACCAACCCCGTGTTAATTTTTTCTTTAATACTTTTTATAATTCTGCTTTCGCCGATTTTACTAAAAAAAATTAATATCCCCGGAATCATCGGACTTATTATCTCGGGAGTAATCATCGGGCCGCACGGATTAAACATTCTGGCCAAAAATTCTGCTGTCGATTTATTTTCTACAATCGGACTTTTGTACATCATGTTTATTGCGGGTTTAGAATTGGATATGAATGAATTCAAAGCCAATCGAAATAAGAGTTTATTATTCGGTTTTTTTACTTTTATATTTCCGCTCTCTATAGGTTTTCCAGTTTGTTTTTATTTGTTGAAATATGATTTCAATGCCAGTTTTTTAACCGCCAGTATGTTCGCGACGCACACATTAGTGGCGTATCCAATTGTGAGTAAACTGGGAATTGCTAAAAATCAAGCCGTTGCTATTACAGTCGGCGGAACAATTTTGACTGATACTGCAGTTTTGATAATTCTTGCTGTAATTATGGGAAGCAGTCAAGGGAATCTAAATCAAGCTTTTTGGATCAAATTAGGGGTTTCATTGGCGATTTTTTCTGCCATAATGTTTTTGGTTATTCCAAGAATTGCCAAATGGTTTTTCAAAAAATTAGAAAGTGAAAAACACGCCCATTATATATTTGTACTTTCTGTTGTTTTCTTTGCAGCTTTCTTAGCCGAAGTAGCAGGAGTAGAGCCTATTATCGGAGCATTCGTCGCAGGTTTGGCGCTAAATCCGTTAATTCCGCATTCTTCTGCTTTGATGAATAGAATTGAGTTTATTGGGAACGCTTTGTTTATACCATTTTTCTTGATTTCTGTTGGAATGCTGGTTGATGTAAGCGTAATTCTTAGCGGCCCAACCGCTTTGATTGTTGCTGGAACTTTAAGTGTTGTTGCCATATTTGGAAAATGGATTGCAGCATTTTTTACACAGCTTGTATTTAAATATACTAAAACCGAAAGACAGCTTATTTTCGGATTGAGCAGTGCGCACGCAGCCGCAACTCTAGCCGTGATTTTAGTTGGATTTAAAGCCAAAATCTTAGACGAAAATATCCTTAACGGAACTATTATTTTAATTCTGATAACTTGTATCGTAGCTTCATTTGCAACTGAAAAAGCGGCCAAAAAAATTGCGATCTGTGAAGAAGAAATTTCACATGAAGATACTGGAAGAGATCAAATTTTAGACGAACATATTTTGATTCCGCTGGCGAAAACTTCTGCAGCAGCCAGTTTGCTTGATTTTGCTTTATTGATTAAAGATAAAAAATCATCTAATCCTGTTACACTGCTGACGATTGTTCCGAATAACGGTCAAGCCGAAAAGAATATTTTGAAGTACCGAAAAGCAGTTGATAAGTTTGTGGTTCAGGCTTCTGCCTCGGAAGTAAAAATTAATACAATTGCCAGAATCGATCACAATCCTGCAAGTGGAATTGCGAGAACTTCAAAAGAAATTATGTCGGATATTGTGATTGTAGGATGGCCGAGAAAAACAGGATTTATTGATAAAATCTTTGGAGAAAACGTTGATTCAATTATTAATAACGTTGACAAAAGTTTATTCATCTGCCGTTTTCAAAAGAATTTTATCGAAGAAAAAAGGTTAGTTTTTGTTTGTCCGCCATTTTCAGAAAGAGGAGTTGGTTTTCATTTACTGCTTCAGAAAATTTGTCGTTTATCACAGGAATTAAGTATTTCGATTGTGCTTTATGCCGAATATAAAACACATGAAACTATTCAGCAGATTGCTAATAATTTGAAGTTGAATGCTAAATTAGGGTTTAAAAATGTTTCGGATTGGGAAGATTTTGAATCTATTTCTGATGAAATGAAATCAACAGATTTAGTGGTTTTCAATCTATCTCGAAAAGGTTCTGTTTCTTATCAATCGATTTTTGATAAACTGCCTCAGAAGTTTGAAAAGTCTTTTGGAGAGAATAATGTAATTTTAGTTTATCCGCAAGACGACCGTAAAGAAAGCGCGATGGACGCTTACGAAGATTTTACAGCATCTCCATTGGCAAAAGGTATCGAGGCTATCGAACAAATTGGACGTGGTTTGGGAAGTATTTTGAAGAAGAGTTAA
- a CDS encoding four helix bundle protein, with product MHQFKELLIWKKSRLFCSKIYSITATFPNEEKFGIINQLRRASVSIPSNIAEGSSRNSNKDFARFLEIAIGSAYEVETQLLISSDLGFINEESTTELINLLEEITKMTSRFRATLL from the coding sequence ATGCATCAATTTAAAGAGCTTTTGATTTGGAAAAAAAGCAGGTTATTTTGTTCTAAGATTTATTCTATAACAGCCACATTTCCCAATGAAGAAAAGTTTGGAATAATTAATCAATTGAGAAGAGCATCTGTATCAATTCCTTCAAATATTGCAGAAGGTTCTTCGAGAAATTCTAACAAAGATTTTGCTAGGTTTTTAGAAATCGCAATTGGTTCTGCTTATGAAGTAGAAACACAACTTCTAATTTCTTCTGATTTAGGATTTATAAATGAAGAAAGTACAACCGAATTAATAAATTTACTTGAAGAAATAACAAAAATGACATCAAGATTTAGAGCAACTTTGCTGTAA
- a CDS encoding SH3 domain-containing protein, whose protein sequence is MKKLYFLLFFCSLLLHSQERYFLNSDTRLYTSPNSSAVFLGYFKYGAEVRLLGESQNGWQKVQADNFNEGFIEEKFLATRLNAKDVKTKDPQNPILEGGDAYYGSNHLFVLAAGLKARALPDKNSKIREILFTGDPAAVNYLPVNPDEWVNINGSFSEEYAKFTLRKFLGSRPNFNALIKDFDKLDINAIAERKTLSERIVELAWNSDYSSLVPAYQRYYEVVKQINDPKLIAETELNMALAKALSKHKQPEEIIAFIQKSQYSLKGFKTKSVYISQADLVKTFGNPPKKTRISDECGLYLSDLVYYYPDLEVSVDEKQNKAEIIKVFINENNKFLLNQNAVLDHTLSEKAFIEKYGTYIEASLKSPHIYSIIMEDSQFRLEFKNGKLFSVEIFYYC, encoded by the coding sequence ATGAAAAAACTTTACTTTTTACTTTTTTTCTGTTCGCTTTTACTGCATTCCCAGGAACGTTATTTTCTAAATTCTGATACAAGATTATACACTTCTCCAAATTCTTCTGCTGTTTTTTTAGGTTATTTTAAATACGGTGCAGAAGTTCGTTTGTTGGGTGAAAGTCAAAATGGCTGGCAAAAAGTACAAGCCGATAATTTTAATGAAGGATTTATTGAAGAGAAATTTTTAGCAACAAGACTGAATGCTAAAGATGTAAAAACTAAAGATCCTCAAAACCCAATTCTTGAAGGCGGCGATGCTTATTACGGCAGCAATCACCTTTTTGTTTTAGCAGCTGGACTCAAAGCAAGGGCATTACCAGATAAAAATTCAAAAATTAGAGAAATTCTTTTTACCGGCGATCCTGCTGCGGTAAATTATCTTCCTGTAAATCCAGACGAATGGGTAAATATTAACGGTAGTTTTTCTGAAGAATATGCCAAATTTACACTGAGAAAATTTCTCGGTTCAAGACCTAATTTTAATGCTTTAATAAAAGACTTTGATAAATTAGATATTAATGCGATTGCCGAGCGTAAAACATTGAGCGAAAGAATTGTAGAATTGGCTTGGAACAGCGATTATTCCAGCTTAGTTCCAGCGTATCAAAGATATTATGAAGTGGTTAAGCAGATAAATGATCCTAAATTAATAGCTGAAACAGAATTGAATATGGCTTTAGCCAAAGCCTTATCCAAACATAAACAGCCAGAAGAAATTATTGCTTTTATCCAGAAATCTCAATATTCGTTAAAAGGATTTAAAACAAAATCTGTTTATATATCGCAGGCTGATCTGGTTAAAACATTTGGAAATCCGCCCAAGAAAACTCGTATTTCAGACGAGTGCGGTCTTTACTTAAGTGACTTGGTTTATTATTATCCAGATTTGGAAGTTTCTGTAGATGAGAAACAAAACAAAGCCGAAATCATTAAAGTTTTCATCAACGAAAACAACAAATTTTTACTAAATCAAAATGCAGTTTTAGATCATACGCTGTCTGAAAAAGCTTTCATTGAAAAATATGGAACTTATATTGAAGCTTCGTTAAAATCACCGCACATATACTCTATCATAATGGAAGACAGTCAATTTAGATTAGAATTTAAAAACGGAAAGCTATTTTCTGTCGAAATATTCTATTATTGCTGA
- a CDS encoding 2'-5' RNA ligase family protein, protein MNLIEHYNQLYKTSSQTIAAGNYGIDSELKNESDSRFGITLLIRPNEEIKENIQTFINELRKAEPEQYFYPDSDIHITVMSIISCSTAFHLSQISPNEYIEIICRSLVDVDKIKIHYKGVTASPSAIMIQGFPSDDTLNNLRKRLRENFKNSGLQQSIDSRYEIFAAHSTIMRFQEKLHDPKKLMEITEKFRDYDFGEFDVKNIELVYNDWYQRKSTTRILGDFGLR, encoded by the coding sequence ATGAATTTAATTGAACATTATAATCAACTTTATAAAACCTCTTCTCAAACTATTGCAGCAGGGAACTATGGTATTGATTCAGAACTTAAAAACGAATCTGATTCCCGTTTCGGGATTACATTGCTTATTCGTCCAAACGAAGAAATAAAAGAGAACATTCAAACTTTTATAAACGAATTAAGAAAAGCCGAACCAGAACAATATTTCTATCCTGATTCTGATATTCATATTACGGTAATGTCGATTATTTCTTGTTCTACAGCATTTCATTTAAGTCAGATTTCGCCAAACGAATACATTGAAATTATATGCAGGAGTTTGGTTGATGTAGATAAAATTAAAATTCACTACAAAGGTGTAACTGCCTCACCTTCGGCAATTATGATTCAAGGATTTCCATCTGATGATACTTTGAATAATTTAAGAAAGAGACTTCGCGAAAATTTTAAAAATTCTGGTTTACAACAGAGTATAGACAGTCGATATGAAATTTTCGCCGCGCATTCTACGATAATGCGTTTTCAGGAAAAACTTCATGATCCCAAAAAACTAATGGAAATAACAGAAAAATTCCGTGATTACGATTTTGGAGAATTTGATGTAAAAAATATAGAATTAGTATATAATGATTGGTATCAGCGTAAAAGTACTACGCGTATTTTGGGTGATTTTGGTTTGAGGTGA
- a CDS encoding DUF1801 domain-containing protein: MEVKKPENIDEYIGGFPNEVQEILEKVRMTIQKAAPEAKEKISYSMPAFEQNGIVVYFAAFKNHIGLYALPSGHEAFAAELSKYKSGKGSVQFPLKEKIPYDLITKIVKFRVKENLEKAKKK, from the coding sequence ATGGAAGTTAAAAAACCTGAAAACATAGACGAATACATTGGCGGATTTCCGAATGAAGTTCAGGAAATTTTGGAGAAAGTTCGAATGACGATTCAAAAAGCTGCACCAGAAGCCAAGGAAAAAATCAGTTATTCGATGCCGGCTTTTGAACAGAACGGGATTGTAGTTTATTTTGCTGCTTTTAAAAATCATATCGGACTTTACGCATTGCCAAGCGGACATGAAGCTTTTGCTGCAGAACTTTCTAAATATAAATCCGGGAAAGGCTCTGTTCAATTTCCATTGAAAGAAAAAATACCTTATGATTTGATAACCAAAATTGTAAAATTCAGAGTGAAAGAAAATCTCGAAAAAGCGAAAAAGAAATAA
- a CDS encoding SMI1/KNR4 family protein codes for MEVLNEILRKYDFSKRESKSSIQIEDIQAHLKFDLPEDYVFYIENYLGIDQFIGVEFIKLWSLEEIIDANLEYHIFERLPQTLAIGTNGSGEFIGIEFEDNNSVKIILSPFIDLNSKYHIEIGNSFTDFFDRLDKGIEWF; via the coding sequence ATGGAAGTGTTGAACGAGATTTTAAGAAAGTATGATTTTTCTAAAAGGGAGTCTAAATCTTCTATACAAATTGAGGATATTCAGGCGCATTTAAAATTCGATCTTCCAGAAGATTATGTTTTTTATATAGAGAATTATTTAGGAATAGATCAATTTATTGGAGTTGAGTTTATAAAACTTTGGAGTTTAGAAGAAATAATTGATGCAAATTTAGAGTATCATATATTTGAGCGATTACCGCAAACACTGGCTATCGGAACTAATGGAAGCGGTGAGTTTATTGGAATTGAATTTGAAGACAATAATTCTGTAAAAATTATTCTTTCTCCTTTTATTGATTTAAATAGCAAATATCATATCGAAATTGGAAATTCCTTTACTGATTTTTTTGATCGACTAGATAAAGGAATTGAATGGTTTTAA
- a CDS encoding porin family protein yields the protein MKKITLLLFIISLITFKTTAQDSKVKFGIQGGLNYSSLRGYDSYVDNNPGFAYVLGFSFQHQIQENLSIKADLNYERKTQISKGTIEVLEPTLPTEPFGTYKFKTTAYLNYIVLPILLKYNFSGDKSFYINGGPYLGYLLKSGLKSNSNIPGLINENDEDTKNKKSIDFGFSAGIGKEFKLNGINQIYIELRENLGLTNISDTPVINDGSIKTNSLNLLVGYTFN from the coding sequence ATGAAGAAAATTACTTTATTATTATTTATCATTTCTTTAATTACTTTCAAAACAACGGCACAAGATTCAAAAGTTAAATTCGGAATACAAGGAGGTTTAAACTACTCCAGCCTTAGAGGTTACGATTCTTATGTAGACAACAATCCTGGTTTCGCTTACGTATTAGGATTTTCTTTTCAACATCAAATTCAAGAAAATTTATCGATAAAAGCAGATTTGAATTATGAGAGAAAAACTCAGATTTCGAAAGGTACAATCGAAGTATTAGAACCAACGCTTCCAACAGAACCATTTGGAACTTATAAATTTAAAACAACAGCATATTTAAATTATATCGTACTTCCTATTTTGTTAAAATACAATTTCTCTGGAGATAAAAGTTTTTACATAAATGGTGGACCTTATTTAGGTTATTTACTTAAATCTGGTCTAAAATCAAACTCAAATATTCCAGGTTTAATTAATGAAAATGATGAGGACACAAAAAATAAAAAATCTATAGATTTTGGTTTTTCAGCAGGAATTGGAAAAGAATTTAAATTAAATGGTATTAATCAAATTTATATTGAATTAAGAGAAAATCTAGGCTTAACAAATATTTCTGACACTCCAGTTATAAACGATGGTTCTATAAAAACCAACTCACTTAATTTATTAGTAGGTTACACTTTTAATTAA
- a CDS encoding L-serine ammonia-lyase: MEECISVFDMLKIGVGPSSSHTLGPWRAAERFLEELKDEAILEDITRVKVDLYGSLSLTGKGHATDLAVMLGLSGQDPEYIPVEDIAEIIKKIETTNEINLGNQKVIPFYFLQDIVFNKEFLPFHANGLKFTAYKADNSEYESTFYSIGGGFVVKEERINAKRKEVIKCAFPYPIQKAAELLNYTISENKSISEIVYENEISMRPEAEVHSELMRIWNTMLECMYIGCHSEGILPGGLHVRRRAFDMHQNLIGLSNYNDPQSWLEEIRKTEVKFRQILKWVSCFALAVNEVNASLGRVVTAPTNGSSGVIPAVLMYYMVIENHNAGEKEIKQFLLVAGEIGSIFKKGATISAAMGGCQAEIGVSSSMAAAALCELMGGTPAQVLMAAEIAMEHHLGLTCDPIGGLVQIPCIERNTMGAIKAINAAELALETDSKNAKVPLDKVINTMWETAKDMNSKYKETSEGGLAIAVNMADC, translated from the coding sequence ATGGAAGAATGTATCTCTGTTTTTGATATGCTTAAAATTGGCGTTGGCCCTTCAAGCTCACACACTTTGGGTCCTTGGCGCGCTGCGGAACGCTTTCTGGAAGAACTGAAAGACGAAGCAATTTTAGAAGATATTACAAGGGTAAAAGTTGATTTATACGGTTCTCTTTCTTTAACTGGAAAAGGGCACGCAACAGATCTTGCCGTTATGCTCGGATTGAGCGGTCAGGATCCTGAATATATTCCAGTTGAGGATATTGCTGAAATTATCAAAAAGATCGAAACTACAAATGAAATCAATTTGGGAAACCAAAAAGTGATTCCGTTTTATTTTCTCCAAGATATTGTTTTCAACAAAGAATTCCTTCCTTTCCATGCTAACGGATTGAAATTTACGGCTTACAAAGCTGATAATTCCGAATATGAATCAACCTTTTATTCTATCGGGGGCGGTTTTGTGGTAAAAGAAGAACGCATAAATGCTAAACGAAAAGAAGTTATCAAATGTGCTTTTCCATATCCAATTCAGAAAGCTGCGGAATTATTAAATTATACAATTTCTGAAAACAAATCGATTTCTGAAATTGTGTATGAAAATGAAATTTCAATGCGTCCTGAAGCAGAAGTGCATTCTGAATTAATGCGTATTTGGAATACGATGTTAGAATGTATGTACATTGGCTGTCATTCTGAAGGAATTCTTCCAGGCGGACTACATGTGCGCAGAAGAGCTTTTGACATGCATCAAAATCTTATCGGTTTATCCAATTATAATGATCCGCAAAGCTGGCTGGAAGAAATAAGAAAAACGGAAGTTAAATTTCGCCAGATCCTAAAATGGGTTAGCTGTTTTGCACTTGCCGTGAACGAAGTAAATGCGTCTTTAGGCCGTGTGGTTACTGCTCCAACCAACGGAAGTTCTGGTGTAATTCCTGCTGTTCTAATGTATTATATGGTTATTGAAAACCACAATGCAGGCGAAAAAGAAATCAAACAATTTTTATTAGTGGCCGGCGAAATTGGAAGCATTTTCAAAAAAGGTGCTACAATTTCAGCTGCAATGGGCGGATGTCAGGCAGAAATTGGCGTTTCGTCTTCAATGGCCGCAGCGGCGCTTTGCGAACTAATGGGCGGTACTCCTGCTCAGGTTTTAATGGCTGCAGAAATTGCGATGGAACATCATCTTGGCTTGACTTGCGATCCAATTGGCGGTCTGGTTCAGATTCCTTGTATCGAAAGAAATACAATGGGTGCTATAAAGGCTATAAATGCGGCTGAATTAGCCTTAGAAACTGATTCTAAAAATGCTAAAGTACCATTGGATAAAGTAATTAATACCATGTGGGAAACAGCAAAAGACATGAATTCCAAATACAAAGAAACCTCAGAAGGCGGACTTGCAATTGCTGTTAATATGGCTGATTGTTAA
- a CDS encoding SRPBCC family protein, which translates to MKTENNKFAKAEMLIRKPVSEVFEAFVNPQITSKFWFTKGSGKLEENQKTEWTWEMYGFSLTVQTLVLQENKKIVIEWGNPDEITLVEWVFSPLNENETFVSITNSGFHGDTDKIIDQVRNSTEGFTLVLAGAKAYLEHNLQLNLVLDRFPKGLA; encoded by the coding sequence ATGAAAACAGAAAACAACAAATTTGCAAAAGCTGAAATGCTGATTCGGAAACCAGTCTCAGAAGTTTTTGAGGCTTTTGTAAATCCACAGATTACTAGCAAATTTTGGTTTACCAAAGGTTCAGGAAAGCTGGAAGAAAACCAAAAAACAGAATGGACTTGGGAAATGTATGGTTTTTCGCTTACGGTTCAAACATTGGTTTTACAGGAAAATAAAAAGATTGTTATTGAATGGGGAAATCCAGACGAAATTACTTTAGTAGAATGGGTTTTTAGTCCGTTAAACGAAAATGAAACTTTTGTGAGTATTACAAATTCAGGCTTTCATGGTGATACAGATAAAATAATCGATCAGGTTCGCAATTCTACAGAAGGTTTTACTTTGGTTTTAGCAGGTGCAAAAGCGTATTTAGAGCATAACTTACAATTAAATCTAGTTTTAGATCGTTTTCCGAAAGGTCTTGCTTGA
- the panB gene encoding 3-methyl-2-oxobutanoate hydroxymethyltransferase: MSVAKKDYKRITTKSLIEMKSNGEKISMLTAYDYTMAKIVDTAGVDVILVGDSASNVMAGHETTLPITLDQMIYHASSVVRAVERALVVVDLPFGSYQSDPKEALRSSIRIMKESGGHAVKLEGGKEIKESIKKILHAGIPVMGHLGLTPQSIYKFGTYSVRAKEEEEAEKLIEDAQMLEKVGCFAVVLEKIPADLAKKVADSISIPVIGIGAGGGVDGQVLVIHDMLGMNNEFSPRFLRRYLNLYEQMTQAIGQYAADVKSSDFPNASEQY; the protein is encoded by the coding sequence ATGTCAGTAGCAAAAAAAGATTATAAAAGAATCACAACAAAGTCATTAATTGAAATGAAAAGCAACGGAGAAAAGATCTCTATGCTTACTGCGTATGATTATACAATGGCGAAAATTGTTGACACTGCAGGTGTTGATGTAATTTTAGTTGGTGATTCGGCATCAAATGTTATGGCTGGTCACGAAACGACACTGCCAATTACGCTAGATCAAATGATCTATCATGCTTCGTCTGTAGTTCGTGCTGTCGAAAGAGCTTTAGTGGTAGTCGATTTACCTTTTGGAAGTTACCAATCCGATCCTAAAGAAGCTTTACGTTCTTCAATCAGAATCATGAAAGAAAGCGGCGGACATGCAGTTAAACTAGAAGGCGGAAAAGAAATTAAAGAATCAATCAAAAAAATATTACATGCTGGAATTCCAGTTATGGGCCATTTAGGCTTAACTCCTCAATCGATCTACAAATTTGGAACTTACAGCGTTCGCGCCAAAGAGGAAGAGGAGGCAGAAAAGCTGATTGAAGATGCTCAAATGCTTGAAAAAGTGGGATGTTTTGCAGTTGTACTTGAAAAAATACCTGCTGATCTTGCTAAAAAAGTAGCAGACAGCATTTCTATTCCTGTTATCGGAATTGGTGCCGGCGGCGGTGTTGACGGTCAGGTTTTGGTTATTCACGATATGTTAGGAATGAATAATGAATTTAGTCCGCGTTTCTTACGTCGTTACTTAAATCTTTACGAACAAATGACACAAGCAATTGGTCAATATGCTGCTGATGTGAAGTCTAGTGATTTTCCTAATGCTAGTGAACAGTACTAA
- a CDS encoding RNA pseudouridine synthase, which produces MKILSNKNNLQILHEDNHIIVVNKRVGDIVQGDKTGDKPLSDIVKEYIKEKYNKPGDVFLGVIHRLDRPTTGIVVFARTSKALTRMNELFSNRETKKTYWAVVKNKPKEASAKLVHYLKRNEKNNTSKAHLKEVPDSKLASLDYTIIKELQNYTALEINLHTGRHHQIRAQLTAIGSPIKGDLKYGADRSNPDGGIHLHARKLTFVHPVSKENVTIVAPTPEDPIWNAV; this is translated from the coding sequence ATGAAAATTCTTTCTAACAAAAACAATCTCCAAATTCTACACGAAGACAATCACATAATTGTGGTTAACAAACGTGTTGGCGATATTGTACAGGGAGATAAAACAGGAGACAAACCATTGTCTGATATTGTAAAAGAATACATTAAAGAAAAATACAATAAACCTGGAGATGTTTTTTTAGGAGTGATTCATCGTTTGGATCGTCCAACAACTGGAATTGTTGTTTTTGCAAGAACGAGTAAAGCATTGACACGCATGAACGAATTGTTCAGTAATCGTGAAACGAAAAAAACATATTGGGCGGTTGTGAAAAATAAACCAAAAGAAGCCTCTGCCAAATTGGTTCATTACTTAAAAAGAAACGAAAAAAACAATACTTCAAAAGCGCATTTAAAAGAAGTTCCAGATAGTAAACTGGCTAGTTTAGATTATACCATAATCAAAGAACTTCAAAATTATACAGCACTGGAAATCAATTTGCACACTGGGCGTCATCATCAAATTCGCGCACAATTAACTGCGATTGGTTCTCCAATTAAAGGCGATTTGAAATACGGCGCAGATCGAAGTAATCCTGACGGCGGCATTCATCTTCATGCTAGAAAACTCACTTTTGTGCATCCAGTTTCTAAAGAAAATGTCACTATTGTTGCTCCCACTCCAGAGGATCCAATCTGGAATGCTGTATGA